DNA from Eulemur rufifrons isolate Redbay chromosome 4, OSU_ERuf_1, whole genome shotgun sequence:
cataaaagaattcatactggagagaaaccctacaaatgtgaagaatgtggcaaagcttttaactgTTCCTCAAGCCTTcgcacacataagagaattcatactggagagaaaccctacaaatgtgaagaatgtggcaaagcttttagcTGCCGTTCGCACCTTACTATCCATAAGAGAATTCACAGTGGAGGGAAAccgtacaaatgtgaagaatgtggtaaAACTTTCAACGATAGCTCCAGCCTTCGtagacataagagaattcatactggagagaaaccctacaaatgtagtgaatgtgggaaagcttttaacCATTCTTCACACCTTACTAAACCTAAGAGAATTCATATTGAAGAGAACCCATAAAAATGTGAAGAAGGTGGCAAAGCTTTTAATCAGTGCTTATACCTTTCTAAACACAAGATAATACGTACTGAAATAGAGCCTTACCAATGTGAGTAATGTGGCAAAGCCTATAACCCCTCCTGAAACCTTTATAAACATGAGAATTCATACCAGAGGGAAACCATAccaatgtgaagaatgtggcaaagcttttaccCGGTGCTCTTACCTTGCTGTACATGAGAGAAGTCATACTTAAATGAAATCctacaaatataaagaaagtaCGAAAGCCTTTAGTAACCGGTCAGATATTACTTGACCTCAGAGAGTCATACGGGAAACAGCAGCATAAATGTAACAACTATCAAAATACCttctagaaaataaaagtcttagCATGCCACCAGGGTAtttatactgagaaaaaaaaacattacagCTATAATGAGAGGTCCAGTACTTCTCTCATAGATCTTATTGTGCATAGGATAAAATATACTGGAATGAAACCCTTCACTAATTGCTCAAACCTTTTTAAGTTTAGAGAATTTAGATTAGAGAAAAACTCTACCAAtataataaatcaagaaaaacattcatttaaaaaaacagcttaGAAAACACCAGTTGTTTATAGTACAAGATAATTTTCAGATGCCATTgtcttatgaaatatttaataaaaaatcaactttaagcATCATAGGATTCACAGTACAAAGAACTAGGGCACTAATACTTTCAGACATTACTCTAAAATGGAGTGTTGATTATAGAGAACAGTCCAAGgttaaaatggttaaataatttatgtgCATGTAATTCTAAAAGGAACAGGGGATTGACTTTTGGCAAGTTATAATTACATTCAAAGCATACTTTTTGCATTCAAGATTATAgatacttttgaaaattaaatattgatgtaATTCAGCTCTCAGATTACTTGATGCTAAGCCTTCATTCTCAGAGTTTCCATGAAAGTATGTGGCCAATTGTTTCTTCATCAAAATTATGAAAGTTCTGTGGAAATTAGGTGGGCATCATTCGTATCGTATACTCTTCCAATGAATATTAAGGACACTGAAATGTAAGATGCATGAAGAAAATCTAAGTGAAGAGGCTCTTTGTTATTGACTTACAGGAGTATTGTGAGTGATGTCAGGGGTAGGCGTGTGTGtgaacttaatttgttttaataaaacaaaattgtgttTAATGTGTTGTACACAGAATGAAGTGTTATACCGCCACCAACATTAACCCATCCCATCTTATTCAAGGTTGtaggtaaaataaaaaaggtgTTAACAACATACTATTGGGTAACGTAATGGAATAACATCTTTAGTGACTTTTATTCCAATAGGGTTTAAACTTCAAGTATTCGAAGAATACCATTTCCATagtgtatattttttatctttaggtGTCTAGATCattataatgataatgataatgaagaTTATATAGGAATATAATCAGAAGCCATATATTTGAGTCCTGAATGACTACAAAATTTTATCTCACATTCTTCTTTGAACATGTGACCTCTGGACTGCAAAACACGTACTTTTATTTACATGGAGTCAAATGTAGAAGTATGTCACTCTGAACTGTAGTTGTTAAGAGGATTATGGAGAAAGTAATTGTGTTTAAGTGGGTGTGTACctgttttgagaagaaaaatatattgggGCTTCCTGCCTCCATCTTGGGCCATGGCGGGCCGGGCTCTTGCGGCCTCCTCGGGGTCCTTGTCGGTGTGGGGACCAGTGAGGGTGCAGACACCAGCCTAGGGGACCAGGATCAGTGTAGCCCGGCCTGTGGGATCTGGTGGTGGTGTAGGGACCGGCGGGGGGGGGTGGACCAGGATCAGTATATAGATCCACTGGTGGGAACCACGTTGAAGCAAACCCATTTGTAGAAACTGAATTGGCGTGGACTGGTTGGTAGGAGTTGTATTAATGTGCATCCATTAGTAGGAACCATAGCAACATGGGCCGGTTGTTGGTAATGTTTTGTTACATATTTGCTTAACTTTATAATGCATTTAGTTGACTGACTTCTCTGTTGAACCAAAGTTCTCTTTCTTTGCTAACAATTCAAATACAAGAATTTCAATTACATCACCTTATTAAAAGTGAAACCAGATGACTTAAATAAAACCCAAATGTAATAAGATAAATAGACCACTTGTTCAGAAATTGTTTCTTTAACTGGGCACAGGGGtacagcctgtagtcccagctactggggaagctgaggcaggaggatcaagagtttgaggctacagtgctatactcacacctgtgaatagcctgGCAACacatcaagaccctgtctccaaaaaaaaaaaaaaaaaaagtagaaattgttTCTTCATAGGCAGTGCCCTAAAACTTTTTAGGAAGACATACTGGAATACTGGAGGGTGGAGGAGTTAGTATGCATATATGTGCAATCATGGTAAGTGTTTCTGTGAATTTAGAGCATTTAGAGAACCACTTTCAAACCGAGGCTTTAGAATGCCCCATTTTATGCCTGAACTGGGAAGGGAGCCTGTTCAGATACCTGCTCAGGGCCAGGAGACAAGTCCACTGGATTTGGGGCTGCAC
Protein-coding regions in this window:
- the LOC138382484 gene encoding LOW QUALITY PROTEIN: zinc finger protein 723-like (The sequence of the model RefSeq protein was modified relative to this genomic sequence to represent the inferred CDS: substituted 2 bases at 2 genomic stop codons); translated protein: MERNISSVKNVAKRLSITLSLRRHKRIHAGENPYKCEECGKAFKKYAHLTVHKRIHTGEKPYKCEECGKAFNCSSSLRTHKRIHTGEKPYKCEECGKAFSCRSHLTIHKRIHSGGKPYKCEECGKTFNDSSSLRRHKRIHTGEKPYKCSECGKAFNQCLYLSKHKIIRTEIEPYQCEXCGKAYNPSXNLYKHENSYQRETIPM